In one window of Bifidobacterium sp. WK041_4_12 DNA:
- a CDS encoding extracellular solute-binding protein, producing the protein MMTDFKKIGGLGIAAAMLIGPLAACGSSSASSSSSSTGTSNVQLTVWAPQEDQQNASSWLPTLEASFAKAHPEYKITWKNSVVSEGDAGTTVKQDPSAAADVYMFSNDQLGTLVSADAIGELSDSALAQVKKQNSKQMLTSVTQGGKVYGVPYTGNTWFMYYNKSKFSANDVSSLDAMLKKGKVSFPITNSWYLPAFYLGNGNTLFGKNGTDSKAGVDFSGSKASDVTKYLVSLSKNPNFVSDANGSGLAGLGNGSVDVLFSGSWDSENVKKALGDNYAAAQLPKYDLNGKSVQMEAFAGSKAVAYNPNTKYPQAASEFAAYLGSSQAQKLHYTMRGIIPSDQSLLKDKAITADPVAVAQNDTINATSILQPTVAAMSNFWTPAENFGKAIMNGDVTAENAVAKTEAWNSAYSNTK; encoded by the coding sequence ATGATGACTGATTTCAAAAAAATAGGTGGCTTGGGGATTGCTGCTGCCATGTTGATTGGTCCACTTGCAGCATGCGGATCTTCTTCAGCTTCGAGTAGTTCAAGTTCAACGGGCACATCTAACGTACAGTTGACGGTTTGGGCACCACAGGAAGATCAACAGAACGCTTCTTCGTGGCTTCCAACCCTCGAAGCATCTTTTGCAAAAGCACACCCGGAGTATAAAATTACTTGGAAGAATTCAGTGGTGTCAGAGGGTGATGCAGGTACAACCGTGAAGCAGGATCCCAGCGCTGCTGCAGACGTGTATATGTTTTCGAATGATCAGCTGGGAACCCTCGTCTCTGCTGATGCGATTGGTGAACTCAGCGATTCTGCGCTCGCACAGGTGAAGAAGCAGAATTCGAAGCAGATGCTCACCTCTGTCACTCAAGGTGGCAAGGTGTACGGAGTTCCCTATACCGGCAACACATGGTTCATGTATTACAACAAGAGCAAGTTTTCCGCGAATGATGTCAGTTCCCTTGATGCAATGCTGAAGAAGGGAAAGGTTTCGTTCCCAATCACCAATTCCTGGTATTTGCCCGCCTTTTACCTTGGCAACGGAAATACGCTGTTTGGCAAGAACGGTACTGATTCCAAAGCTGGAGTCGATTTCTCAGGGTCCAAGGCTAGCGATGTGACGAAGTATCTGGTGAGCTTGTCTAAGAATCCGAACTTTGTCTCTGATGCCAATGGTTCGGGACTTGCAGGATTGGGCAATGGCTCGGTCGATGTGCTGTTCTCAGGTTCTTGGGATTCAGAAAACGTCAAGAAAGCCTTGGGAGATAACTACGCAGCGGCGCAGCTTCCAAAGTATGACCTCAATGGCAAGTCGGTCCAGATGGAGGCATTCGCAGGATCAAAGGCGGTCGCGTACAATCCGAACACCAAGTACCCCCAGGCAGCATCGGAGTTTGCCGCGTACCTTGGCAGCTCACAGGCTCAGAAGCTTCATTACACGATGCGCGGCATTATACCTTCTGACCAAAGTCTGCTGAAGGATAAGGCGATTACCGCAGACCCAGTTGCAGTTGCTCAGAATGACACGATTAACGCAACATCGATTCTGCAACCCACCGTTGCAGCCATGTCAAACTTCTGGACACCTGCGGAGAACTTCGGTAAGGCCATCATGAACGGCGATGTCACGGCAGAGAATGCTGTCGCAAAAACAGAAGCTTGGAATTCGGCTTATTCCAACACCAAGTGA